A genomic stretch from Methanomassiliicoccales archaeon includes:
- a CDS encoding recombinase family protein translates to MTHILVALAEFERELIRERVMDGLKKAKKEGKRLGRPKTSVDVKKILELRLKGLSYRQIAKELKVSHTTVSRILNEDCESCRIDAGEGKNKCNKRRGA, encoded by the coding sequence ATGACCCACATACTGGTGGCTCTGGCGGAATTCGAGCGCGAGCTCATCAGGGAAAGGGTAATGGACGGGCTGAAGAAGGCAAAGAAGGAGGGGAAAAGATTGGGAAGGCCAAAGACATCGGTCGATGTGAAAAAAATCCTCGAACTTCGTTTAAAAGGATTGAGTTATAGGCAAATCGCGAAGGAATTGAAGGTCTCGCATACGACCGTCTCAAGGATCCTCAATGAAGATTGCGAGTCCTGCCGCATCGATGCGGGCGAGGGCAAGAACAAGTGTAACAAAAGGAGAGGGGCCTAG